From the Hemicordylus capensis ecotype Gifberg chromosome 1, rHemCap1.1.pri, whole genome shotgun sequence genome, the window acagtaaacaAAACATACCTACATGAATCTTAACATAGACCTAATGCATACTTGTTGGATATAGAAAATACAAGCAGCTGAAGgaatctctctccttctcctcttaAACATGTTTATTTATCATGATGTTCTGTGCTGTTTTTCTACAGTCATAGAAGTGACACAGCCTGCACTGATAATAGCCAAAAGAGAAGGTCCTGCCCATTTCATGTGCGAATACAAGTATGCTGAAGATGCAGAGGAACTCCGAATAACTTTAATGAAAGAAAGAGGCAATCAATCTATCAATATCTGTGCTTCCTTCTTTACTTTTGGATATGGGCCATTTGTTAAGAAGAATCATCTCCAATGCCAAGTCCATCCTAGTCACAACAATGTAAACTTTACCCTTTGGGGGGTGCAGTCCAGTGATGCTGGTCGGTATGTTTGCAAATTTGAGCGGATTTACCCTCCACCCTATTATCAGGTCGTGGGACGTGGGAGCCAGCTCTATGTCACTGGTGAGCAAAGAACTTTTATTCTTTGATATCAGAGTGGTTACGGATGTTTACAATAGGAATCCACTAATGGGATGGGGTATTTGAGGCCTGAGCCCATTTGACCTtgcagctcaaaacaaaacaaaacaaaacaaaaaaacagcaagCAACACTCTTTGTTCTTGGCAGCATATTGTCCCCAAGACCTATTGCCCTTTCCAGAAGCTACAGATCTATTAAATATCTTGCAACCAGATCTATCCTTTGGAAATTGGTTGATCTGATTGGAAGGGCACAAAGGGGATCTTACTGTTCCTTGGATAGAATATGGATCCTTATATATTGTGTGGGACCTGTCAGCTGTAACAG encodes:
- the CTLA4 gene encoding cytotoxic T-lymphocyte protein 4, producing the protein MISLFLSIVFCSIAVGITKVIEVTQPALIIAKREGPAHFMCEYKYAEDAEELRITLMKERGNQSINICASFFTFGYGPFVKKNHLQCQVHPSHNNVNFTLWGVQSSDAGRYVCKFERIYPPPYYQVVGRGSQLYVTDPEPCLQTHVGDRYPYLWIVVVVASALLAYSILITIYLLRKTIQKRRYFAPGLYVKMAPM